The genomic segment AGCGCCACTGCGCGTTTGGTTTCCGCCGCCAGGTCAAACACGATTTGCAACCGGTGAACGCTGGTCGCGAAACACGAAACAATCAGACGCCCTTGAGCCTCCTGAAAGATTTTCTCAAATGCCGGGATGACGGCTTTTTCGGAACCTGTGCGGCCTTCGCGTTCGACGTTGGTCGAATCCGCCAGCAACGCCAGCACGCCCTGATCACCAAGCTGATTCAACCGTTTCAGGTCAATGGCGTCACCCATTACAGGAGTTTCGTCCACCTTAAAATCTCCCGTGTGAACGATGACCCCAACCGGCGTGTGAATCGCCAGCGCGACGCAATCCACCAGTGAATGCGAAACACGAACGAATTCGATCTCAAACGCTCCCAACTTGAACGGCTTTTTCGTGGGAATGGTATGCGTTTGCACCATATCCAGCAGACCGAATTCCTGCAACTTGCCTTCGATCAGCCCCAGCGTGAACTGGGTGGCATAAATCGGCACGTTGGCAACCTGTAACACGAACGGCAGAGCGCCAACGTGATCTTCGTGCGCGTGCGTCAACACGATGGCGGTCAATTCATCACGATGTTCTTCGATGTAGCTGAGGTCTGGAATCGCGATGTCAACGCCGAGTAAATCTTCGTCGGGAAACATCATGCCGCAATCCACAATGATCATCTGGTCTTCGTATCGAAAGACCGTCATGTTCATTCCGAATTGCCCTAAACCGCCCAATGGAGTGATTTGAAGTTTGCTTGCCATTTATAAACGTTCGCTTTCTGTCATCTGGCGGGAGAGTATATCCGAATCGGCTTCCGTAGCCATAACGCCCACGCCTAACCGATAAATTTCCTCTGCCAGTTCTGCCAGTTCTGCGATGGTTAACGTTTCCGCTCTTCGCTGAGGATCGAGCTTCGCCGCCGCCAAAGCCTTTCGAATTGTATCCGCCGCCGGAAGTTTCAATCGCATCCAACCCGCGCGCAAATTGTTCAAAATCGTTTTTCGACGCTGGGAAAACAGGGTTTTGGTCAATTCCAAAAACAGGTTTTCATCGCTGACCGCAATCGCAGGTTGAGGCCGAACTTTCAACCGAACGACGCTGGAAACGACTTTGGGGACGGGGCGAAATGCGCTCGGCGGCACGTCAAATAACGGTTCGGCTTCGCAATAAAACTGCACCAGCACGGACAGGTAACCGTATTCCTTGCCGCCGGGGTTGGCCGTGATGCGTTCGACAACTTCGCGCTGTAACATCAAGGTCATCTCGGTGATGCAGCGGCGATGCTCAATCAATCGCTGCAAAATCGGCGTGGAAATGTTGTAGGGAAGATTGGCGACGACGCGCGCGGCCGAAGCCGGAGAAATAAGCTGGCAGAAATCCACCTCCAGCGCGTCGGCTTCGATCAATTTGAAATTTTCCCGGCTTGCAAAACTGCTGGCCAGAATGGGCGCCAAATCGCGATCCACTTCGATGGCAATGACTCGCGCGCCGCTTTCAATCAACAGTTCGGTCAACGCTCCGTGTCCCGGCCCAATTTCCAAAACGGTTTCGCCAGCTTGCGGCCTGACCGAAGCGACAATTCGTTCGCAGTAATGCGATTTGACCAGAAAATTTTGTCCGAGTCTGCGTTTGGCTTTCATTTCCGAAAAGTAACTGCCCGTCATCAACCGGATTATTCAAATAATCCTTCCACATAAGCCTTCGGATCAAAGACAACCAGATCATCTGCTTTTTCGCCGATGCCGCAATATCGAATCGGCAAATTCAACTCTTTGGCAATGGCGACAGCGATGCCGCCTTTGGCCGTGCCGTCCAGCTTTGTCAGCACCAAGCCTGTGATGTCCGCTGCTTTCATAAATTCGCGCGCTTGGCTCAAACCGTTTTGGCCCGTCACGGCGTCCACTACCAGCAGAACTTCGTGCGGAGCGCCCGGTACTTCACGGCTCGCAATACGCTTCATTTTTTCCAGTTCGGCCATCAGGTTGGATTTGTTGTGCAACCGTCCGGCGGTGTCCACGATCAACACATCGGCGTTGCGCGCTTTGGCTGCTTTCAGCGAATCGAACAACACCGCCGCCGGGTCGGTTCCCTGTTTCTGTTGAATCAGCGGGACTCCGGCGCGATCCGCCCAGATGGCCAGTTGATCCGATGCCGCAGCGCGGAATGTGTCGGCGGCACAGATCAAAATTTCGTTTCCTTCGGCTTTGATGCGCTGCGCCAGTTTGCCAATCGTCGTCGTTTTGCCGACGCCATTGACGCCAACGATCATCATCACATACGGACGCACATCGTCCGGCACAGACGTTTCCGAAGCGACGCCGCGCGCGCGTTCGGCATTTTCCAGAATGTCCAGCAGGTTTTGTTTGATCGTTCGCTTCAGTTCATCCACGTCTTTCAGCGTCTGGCGATCCACTTGTTTGCGCACGTTTTCGATAATGTCCATCGTCGTTTGCACGCCGATGTCCGCCCCGATCAATGCTTCTTCCAATTCATCCAGCGTCGCGGCATCAATTGCCTTCTTGCCTTTGACGGCGTCTTCAATGCGAGTGGCGATGTTTTCGCGCGTGGAGGTAATGGCTTTGCGGAATCGCTTGAGAAATCCCTCGTCTGTGGAATCTTCCTCCGGCACCGGTGCAGGCTTGAAAGCTTCAACGACTGGAACTGGCGCAGGAACCTCTGCGACGGGTTTGGCAACAGGCGCTTCAACTTTTGCTGGCTCTGGAATCGGAACTGCCGGAACTTCCGCCTTCACAGGTTTGACTGGTGCTGTTTCAACCGCCGGTTCTGATTTTGATTCAACAGGCTGTTCAACTTCGGAATCAAATGCGCTTAAATTCAGCGAGATGAAATCGCTCTTTTTTCTTTTCCAAAACATAAATTCAAAAACTCTCTCTCAAATTTCAATCGGCATCAATCGCCGATTGCCATCGCTTCTCTGGTTCTGGCTCGCGCGATGTCTTCGTCTTTCGGATAACGCCACAGCAATGCAGCCGAAGCCAGCGGCAGAACCGACACGATCAGCAACGCTTCCATAAATCCAACGCGGCTGCTCAACACGCCGGTCAGTGGGGCCATCAGCGCGCCCGCGCCCCAGGCAAATCCCATCATCAATGCCGAAACCGTGCTGGCTCCGCCAGGAACCATTCGCTGCGCCATCACGACGCTGATCGGAATCGGCAAATTCAGCATGGTTCCTCCCAGCATCAACAAAACGTAGCTCGGCAAGCCGCTCAAGGAAAAAGCTCCCACCAGCAAGGGCGTTGCCAGCAGCATCGCCAGCAAGGTCACTCGTCGCGCGCCAAAACGATCTGCCAGCGCGCCGCCGAAAAATCCTCCGATGCCTCCAAACAGGATAAAGCCTGCCAAAATCCAACTCCGTCCGGTATCGCTCATGCCATTGCTTTGCAGCGCGAATGGCAAAAAGGTCTGCACGCTGACTGACACCGCCGAGCGCAAAACGACGGCGAAGTACAATAGCGTCAGTGGAACCCAGGCTGCGCGTAACGCCTGCTTCAAACTCGGCGCATTTTCTTTTTTCTCGACTCGTTCGAGCGACGGACAATACCGCAGCATCAACAGCCATACCGCTACCCCCCAACCCATCGTGTACCAACTGTGCTCCAATCCATACAAACTTACAGCGGCGGCGATCAATACAGGCCCCAGCGCATAACCAACCGTTCCAGCAGAGGAAAAAATGCTCATCACCATGCCCTGATGCTTGCCAAGCCCGTCTTCTGAAGCCGCGCGCGAAACCATCGCTGCGCTTTGCGGGTGAAATGCTCCGACGCCCATTCCCCCAATCACGACAAACGTTATCAACATCGGCAAGCTGGTCGCCGTCCCCAGCATGGACAAAAACACCGCTGCCACCAGCGGGCCAAACACTGCCATCGAACGTTTCAAGTATCGGTCAGAAATCATCCCGTAAACCGGCTGCATCAGCGACGAACTGATCATCAACAGCGGCGTCAGGAATCCTGCCTGCGCCGGTTTCAACCCCAGCCGCAAAGTCATCACCGGCAACAATTGAAACAGAAAGCTGGAATAGGAATCCAGCACGGCGTGTGTCGTCGAAAGCAAGGCGATGGTGGACTTGGCTTGTTTGTTCATAGAGGTCAATCTACAGTTTCTGGTCACGATATTTAGACGCAGCTTCTACGAATTCACTGAAAATCGCTTGCGACAGTCGGTCGTCCCGCCAAGCAATTTCGGGATGCCACTGCACTCCCAGCACAAAGCGATCCGAACGAACATCAATGACAGCTTCGACAATACCATCAAAAGCACAGCCAATTACACGAAGATCACGCCCTACGTTCGCAACAGCTTGGTGATGGCTGCTGTTGACGCGAACCGTTTCGCTTCCTGCCAGTTTTGCCAGCAAAGAATCAGTTTCGATTTTGACGCTATGCGAAGGGCGAGAGTAAATCTGTCCCTGTTCGTGTTTGATGGGATTGCCGACCTGGGATTCAATGTCCTGAATTAACGTGCCTCCGCGCGAAACATTCAACGATTGCATGCCGAAACAAATCGCCAATACCGGCATCGCCATCGCTTCGGCAAATTCCAGCATGATCAAATCTGTTTGATCGCGTTCGGGAAAGACCGGGCCAAGTTTCGGATGCGGTTCTTCACCGTAAAGCGCAGGATCAAGGTCGCTATTACTGCCAGAAAGCGCCAAACCGTCCAGCCGATCACATAACGCACTCAAGTACTCACTCTTGGGAATGAGCGGAATGTGAATCGGTATGCCCCCGGCAGCCTCCACAGCTTCGGAATAATAGCGCCGCAAATAGAATGTATCTTCAGTATTTAAGCGTTCCGTGATGCCTATCAGCGGACGAGAATTTGGCAAGTTTTTCGATAAACTCACAACCGGCAAGCGGCGAGAACTCCTTCAACCAAGATGCATTGTGCCAGTAAGTGAGCGAGTGTAAGCGGCAGTTTGAGGCTTGTCAAAAATGAGGTTTTCCCGCTCTTGCGACCCCAAAAACCAAGAGGCGAGCCAATGAAAGCTCGCCTCTTGGTTTTGTCTTTTTAGACGTTTGTGCCAATTACCATCATTAGCAGCTCGGCGGGAAGACTGGGACGATGTAACCATCCACACAGTTCAGCGTCAGGTGATGCAGGTTGTGACCACCATTGAACGCGCCAGCGCTGGAAGCCGCGTTCGCATTGAAGTTGATCGCTGCGCCCAGGATCGCGATCGCGCCCGTCTGGTTGAAGAATTTCACCCAACCCGTGCGACCTGCCGGAATGAAGGTTTCAAAACGCGGTGTCGTGCGCGGGAAGTTGTTCGACAGGGTATTGCGCAACTGGCAGCTTCCGCTCACCGAGAAGCTCAGCACGTTTTCCGCATCGTCGTACAACAGTCCGAAAAGTGTGCCCAGCGTCGAAGCGCCGATACCCAGGTTGCCGCCTACGCGGTTGATGATGATCAATGTGTCATTGCCATCTGCACGGCTGCCGACGTTGTCCAACGCCAACACGGCCGGAGCGCAGTTGTAACCGTTGGCTGCGTCACCGGTGATTCCATTGAACCTGATGACAGCAGTTACGGAGTTGGCATCGCAGCCGGGCACTCTGCCGTTGTAAAGAGCCGAGAAAGCCACCGCGCCCAAATTGGCCGCGTGACCGCTGGTGAATTTCACATATTCATCACCGATCAGGGAATTGAAGCCGATTGGGCAGCCAAGCACGCCATCCACAGACACGGCCACGATGTAACCGGTGATGCCAGGATCAACGTCGGAAGCCAGGAAGGAAGCGGTCTGGTTCGCCGTCAAGCAAATGAAGCTGTCAGCGATCGAGCAACCTTCTGCAACGAAGTAGAGGTGGACAAACTGCGCAAAAAAAGGATCTGTGTTGGTGATGTTGATGCGCGTGTTCTGGGTGTTGCCGGAAGTCGCGCCCGATGTGTAGACGTTGTAGAAGAGGATTGAGCCAGCCTTTTGGTCGCTCGCTTCAGAGGCGGCCGGATATGCAAGTCCCGGATCTGCTGCCAATGCAAAAGACGACATGACAACCAACGCGAATAGTGCCAACAATGCGTGTGTGAGTTTGTGTGAAATACGCATTTAAATTCTCCTTGTTAAATGAGCTTGAACATTTGAAGTCTTAGGAACGAAGGTCAGTACCTTCTTCAAGAATCTTCATAAATCGGAAATTACCAGTGACGCGAGAAGTTCGCAGGCTTTCAATGTGAGTAAAGCGAGGGAAAACCTGCGTGACGCTCGAATAGTGTCCCGACAACGTCTGTGAGTCAAGACCTAATCGGAAAAATTTCTCTTCATTCAGATTTGGAACCACAACTCAGGACTTATAAGTTAAAGAAGCGGACCACATTTGACCCGCCTCTTTCTCCGGACAAACTACTCAATGTGCCAACCATCGTTTAGCAGGATGGCGGGAAGACCGGAACGACATAGTTTGCAGCGGCAGACAGTGTCAGCGCATGCAGATTGTGGCCGCTGGTGAACGCGCCCGCAGACGAAGCAGCGTTTGCGTTGAAATTAATCGCAGCGCCCAGAATTGCGATGTCGCTCTGGCTGAAGACCTTGAACCAACCAGTGCGGCCTGCAGGAATGAATGTTTCAAAGCGAGGGGCCGTGCGCGGGAAATTATTCGACAGACTGTTGCGCAACTGGCAGCTTCCCGTGACGGAGAAGCTCAACGAGTTTTCCGCATCGTCATACAAAATTCCGAACAACGTGCCCAATGTGGCAGCGCCAATGCCCAGGTTCCCACCAACTCGGTTGATGATCACCAGCGTGTCGTTTCCGTCTGCACGGCTCCCCACATTATCATCGGCCAAGGTGCGTGGTGCACGGTTATAGCTCCCTGCCAACAACAAGCCATCAAAGAAAAGCGCAGCTAACGAGCCGTCAGTGGAAAGGACGTTTGTATTGGTCAGCTTCGCAAAAGCAACTGCTCCAAGATTCGCCGAGTGGCCTGACGTGAACTTGACGTACTCATCCCCAATCAAAAAATTATGAGTTGCTGGAGCGCCATTCACACCATCAACAGCAACAGCAACGATGTACCCGCTAATGCCAGGGTCAAGGTCAGAAGTCAGAAAGGATGCAGTCTGGTTCGCCGTCAAACAGATAAAGCTGTCAGCGATTGAACAGCCATCGGATACGAAATACAAGTGAACGAACGCAGCCGAAGTGACACTGGTGTTGGTGATATTGATGCGGGTGTTTTGTGTATTCCCGCTGGTCGCTCCGGATGTGTAAATATTGTAAAACAAAAGTGATCCCGCCTTCTGATCGCTGGCTTCGGATGTCGGCGGATAGATCAAGCCAGGGTCAGCCGCCAATGCTAGGGACGATAGCACCATTAGCGAAAAAACTAAGAACAACGCATGTGTAAGTTTGCGTGAGGTTCGCATTTTATTCTCCTTGTAAAGGTGGACAAGTGGTTTTCGAACTCGATGGTTCTCGGTAACAAGCCTCCTGATGCAGGTGCCTAAGGTCCCGCTTACCATCAAATCATGCATATCTTGGCCTGCGGGGGAACTGAACAAGCCAAATTTGATTTTGGGAGGCGAGCTAACAAACGTTACTTTGGAAATTCAGTGAGGTAAGATTGCTAGCGTCGTTGGGTATACTCCCACGCAATACGCAGTGTCAATCAAGAATCTATATTTTTTCGGTTCAGATTTTTCCTCGCCTGATTTTCTGTAACTGATTTTACCGAAACGAGGGGTGCCGTAATGTGGCCCGACAAATGTTCAACACTTCTGTCAACACTTCAGTCACTTTGCGCGATTAAAGCTGAGCGAAGTTTATCAACTTTACATTGAATTTCACCACTGCTTGAACAACATCGGAATCAGTCAATAAGGAAAGTTCGTTTTGCCTGGCTCCTAGCAGGCGAGTATGGGACTGTCGAAGGTCTGTGTCTTCATATCCCGGATGGCTCATCAACTCGCTCATCCCATCCGGTAAAGACCGAAGCAAACCCAGCAGCCAGGATTTTGTCCAAAACCCGGTTTGTGTAACCCCGAAAAATGCATTCGCTGTTTTCACGCCTGAACGCCGCAAATTCGATTCGCTCCTTCGGCAAAGCTGCGCCAGTGCAACCGCGGTCATGTTTTGAG from the Acidobacteriota bacterium genome contains:
- the rsmA gene encoding ribosomal RNA small subunit methyltransferase A encodes the protein MTGSYFSEMKAKRRLGQNFLVKSHYCERIVASVRPQAGETVLEIGPGHGALTELLIESGARVIAIEVDRDLAPILASSFASRENFKLIEADALEVDFCQLISPASAARVVANLPYNISTPILQRLIEHRRCITEMTLMLQREVVERITANPGGKEYGYLSVLVQFYCEAEPLFDVPPSAFRPVPKVVSSVVRLKVRPQPAIAVSDENLFLELTKTLFSQRRKTILNNLRAGWMRLKLPAADTIRKALAAAKLDPQRRAETLTIAELAELAEEIYRLGVGVMATEADSDILSRQMTESERL
- the ftsY gene encoding signal recognition particle-docking protein FtsY, whose translation is MFWKRKKSDFISLNLSAFDSEVEQPVESKSEPAVETAPVKPVKAEVPAVPIPEPAKVEAPVAKPVAEVPAPVPVVEAFKPAPVPEEDSTDEGFLKRFRKAITSTRENIATRIEDAVKGKKAIDAATLDELEEALIGADIGVQTTMDIIENVRKQVDRQTLKDVDELKRTIKQNLLDILENAERARGVASETSVPDDVRPYVMMIVGVNGVGKTTTIGKLAQRIKAEGNEILICAADTFRAAASDQLAIWADRAGVPLIQQKQGTDPAAVLFDSLKAAKARNADVLIVDTAGRLHNKSNLMAELEKMKRIASREVPGAPHEVLLVVDAVTGQNGLSQAREFMKAADITGLVLTKLDGTAKGGIAVAIAKELNLPIRYCGIGEKADDLVVFDPKAYVEGLFE
- a CDS encoding MFS transporter — its product is MNKQAKSTIALLSTTHAVLDSYSSFLFQLLPVMTLRLGLKPAQAGFLTPLLMISSSLMQPVYGMISDRYLKRSMAVFGPLVAAVFLSMLGTATSLPMLITFVVIGGMGVGAFHPQSAAMVSRAASEDGLGKHQGMVMSIFSSAGTVGYALGPVLIAAAVSLYGLEHSWYTMGWGVAVWLLMLRYCPSLERVEKKENAPSLKQALRAAWVPLTLLYFAVVLRSAVSVSVQTFLPFALQSNGMSDTGRSWILAGFILFGGIGGFFGGALADRFGARRVTLLAMLLATPLLVGAFSLSGLPSYVLLMLGGTMLNLPIPISVVMAQRMVPGGASTVSALMMGFAWGAGALMAPLTGVLSSRVGFMEALLIVSVLPLASAALLWRYPKDEDIARARTREAMAIGD
- a CDS encoding gamma-glutamyl-gamma-aminobutyrate hydrolase family protein, producing the protein MPNSRPLIGITERLNTEDTFYLRRYYSEAVEAAGGIPIHIPLIPKSEYLSALCDRLDGLALSGSNSDLDPALYGEEPHPKLGPVFPERDQTDLIMLEFAEAMAMPVLAICFGMQSLNVSRGGTLIQDIESQVGNPIKHEQGQIYSRPSHSVKIETDSLLAKLAGSETVRVNSSHHQAVANVGRDLRVIGCAFDGIVEAVIDVRSDRFVLGVQWHPEIAWRDDRLSQAIFSEFVEAASKYRDQKL